A genomic segment from Aphis gossypii isolate Hap1 unplaced genomic scaffold, ASM2018417v2 Contig00758, whole genome shotgun sequence encodes:
- the LOC126555231 gene encoding uncharacterized protein LOC126555231: MTSFGANIIREGGFMPTCKIQGQIYHLHGSMVPTPDEPHQFLQIYFISSMVDQLNVRCNIQGAQQLKRRIIEQLQAFFHANNAVVNMFKTALERMPSDTHKFVIRADCTPTGEHVRRFNAPTVNDVAAIIVGDPTKSRDIVVQRRSNIMHRVNETHRLYDALQYPIIYWQGQDGYDITLKMVDPITGVSTNNKNLSAMNYYAYRMMIRTHEENVILKCGRLFQQFAVDMYVKVETERLAFIRFNQPKLRSEDYIHLRDAIHSDGDVQNIGRLTILPSTYIGSPRHMHEYAQDAMTYVRNYGTPDLFITVTCNPKWTEIERELEPGQKPQDRHDIIARVFQQKLKVMMDVLTKYRVFGDTRCYMYSVEWQKRGLPHAHILIWLLNKLHSNEVDDIISAEIPDPVTDPRLHDIVTTQMVHGPCGALNPLSPCMADGKCTKRYPRPLVAETVTGNDGYPVYRRRSKEDNGRTIKVKVQNQEIEIGNEFIVPYCPLLSRIFETHANVESCHSAKSIKYLCKYVTKGSDMAVFGIASENVNDEISNFQMGRYVSTNEALWRLLSFQIHERYPTVVHLAVHLENGQRVYFTEANAAQRAERPPSTTLTSFFAMCEADPFAATLMYVEMPKYYTWNQSTKKFQRRKQGTPVPDWPQVFSTDALGRMYTVHPRNDECFYLRLLLVNVRGPKSFAHLKTVNGHQCQTYREACQLLGLLENDSHWDLTLADSVVSSNAYQIRTLFAIIITTCFPSQPIQLWNKYKDAICEDILHRLRIQTNNPDIQITDEIYNEGLILIEDQCLTIANKLLIEVGMIAPNRSMHDAFNQELNRQLQYNVDTLQEFVRNNVPLLNEQQKQVYKTLMQAVDNNTGGLFFLDAPGGTGKTFVISLILATIRSRCDIALALASSGIAATLLDGGRTAHSALKLPLNLNTIDTPTCNISRSSAMGKLLMQCKLIVWDECTMAHKKSLEALNFTLKDLRRNNNIFGGLMILLAGDFRQTLPVVPRGTPADELNACLKASPLWNNVKTLSLTANMRVQLQNDQSAAQFSKQLLDLGNGKVPVDATSGLITLTNDFCRFVDTQLVLIENVFPNISENYKNYAWLSQRAILAAKNNDVHALNFTIQSKIAGDLVTYKSVDSITNPDDVVNYPTEFLNSLEIPGFPPHNLQLKVGTVILILRNLNPPRLCNGTRLSVKRLMPNLIEATIINGKYAGENVCIPRIPMIPTDLPFDFKRLQFPVRLAFAMTINKSQGQSLSVCGINLENHCFSHGQLYVACSRVGKPSALFVLTSDQKTKNVVYQRALQ; this comes from the exons ATGACTTCCTTTGGAGCTAATATCATTCGAGAAGGCGGCTTCATGCCGACTTGCAAG ATACAAGGTCAAATATATCATTTGCATGGTTCAATGGTGCCAACACCAGATGAACCGCATCAATTTctgcaaatatatttcatttcgtCGATGGTGGATCAGCTGAACGTGCGGTGCAATATACAGGGAGCACAACAGTTAAAGAGACGAATTATTGAACAGTTGCAAGCATTTTTTCACGCTAATAATGCTGTGGTTAATATGTTCAAAACAGCATTGGAACGAATGCCATCGGATACGCACAAATTTGTCATAAGAGCGGATTGTACTCCAACAGGTGAACATGTGCGAAGATTCAATGCACCCACCGTTAATGATGTTGCTGCAATTATTGTTGGCGATCCAACTAAATCACGAGACATTGTCGTTCAGCGAAGAAGCAATATCATGCATCGTGTAAACGAGACACATCGTTTGTACGATGCGTTACAATATCCAATCATTTATTGGCAAGGGCAAGACGGATACGACATCACGTTGAAGATGGTCGATCCAATTACAG GAGTATcaacgaataataaaaatctaagcgCAATGAATTACTATGCGTATCGTATGATGATTCGTACACATGAGGAGAATGTCATTCTGAAGTGCGGTCGGCTATTCCAGCAATTCGCTGTCGACATGTATGTCAAAGTCGAGACCGAACGTTTAGCGTTCATCAGATTCAATCAGCCAAAGCTACGATCTGAGGACTATATACACTTGCGTGATGCTATTCATTCAGATGGTGATGTTCAGAATATTGGACGACTGACGATTCTCCCATCAACTTATATCGGAAGCCCACGCCACATGCACGAATACGCTCAAGACGCTATGACGTACGTGCGAAATTATGGAACTccggatttatttattacggtCACATGCAATCCGAAGTGGACGGAAATTGAACGCGAGTTGGAACCGGGTCAAAAACCGCAAGATCGCCATGACATAATCGCCAGAGTATTTCAGCAAAAACTCAAGGTTATGATGGATGTGCTTACTAAGTATCGAGTTTTTGGTGACACACGTTGTTATATGTACTCGGTGGAATGGCAGAAGCGTGGACTACCGCATGCTCATATCCTAATTTGGTTGCTGAACAAATTACATTCAAATGAAGTGGATGACATCATATCAGCTGAAATTCCTGATCCAGTCACTGATCCCCGTCTACACGACATTGTGACGACACAGATGGTGCATGGACCGTGCGGTGCATTAAATCCATTATCGCCTTGCATGGCTGATGGAAAGTGCACAAAACGATATCCGCGACCGTTAGTTGCTGAAACAGTCACAGGGAACGATGGATATCCAGTTTATCGTCGGCGTTCAAAAGAAGATAACGGTCGAACTATCAAAGTTAAAGTTCAAAATCAAGAGATTGAGATCGGAAATGAATTCATTGTACCATATTGCCCGCTGCTATCACGAATTTTCGAAACACATGCAAACGTTGAGAGTTGTCATTCGGCCaaatcaatcaaatatttgtgCAAGTACGTCACAAAAGGCAGCGACATGGCTGTGTTTGGTATTGCGTCGGAAAATGTGAATGACGAAATCAGCAACTTCCAAATGGGCAGATACGTCAGTACTAATGAAGCACTGTGGCGATTATTGTCATTTCAAATTCATGAAAGATATCCCACAGTTGTACATTTAGCAGTGCATTTGGAAAATGGCCAAAGAGTTTACTTCACTGAGGCTAATGCGGCACAACGAGCTGAGAGACCACCATCGACAACATTGACTAGCTTCTTTGCAATGTGTGAAGCAGATCCATTCGCAGCGACGCTGATGTACGTTGAAATGCCCAAGTATTACACTTGGAATCAATCAACAAAGAAATTCCAACGTCGCAAACAAGGAACCCCAGTTCCAGACTGGCCACAGGTGTTTTCAACTGATGCACTAGGTCGTATGTACACTGTTCATCCTAGAAAcgatgaatgtttttatttgcgACTGCTGTTAGTAAATGTACGTGGACCGAAATCATTTGCGCATTTGAAAACTGTGAATGGCCACCAATGCCAAACATATCGAGAAGCATGTCAACTATTGGGTTTGCTGGAGAACGATTCTCATTGGGATTTAACACTTGCAGATTCAGTTGTTTCATCAAATGCGTACCAAATACGAACGCTGTTCGCAATTATCATCACCACATGTTTTCCTTCACAACCAATTCAGTTATGGAACAAATACAAAGACGCCATATGTGAAGATATCTTGCATCGCTTGCGTATTCAAACGAATAATCCTGACATCCAAATAACCGATGAAATCTACAATGAAGGATTGATTCTGATTGAGGATCAATGCTTGACTATTGCAAACAAGCTACTGATTGAAGTAGGAATGATTGCGCCAAATCGATCGATGCACGATGCATTCAACCAAGAATTAAATCGACAGCTGCAATACAATGTTGATACATTGCAGGAATTCGTTAGAAATAATGTTCCGTTGCTGAATGAACAGCAAAAACAagtatacaaaacattaatgcAAGCGGTGGACAATAATACTGGTGGTCTATTCTTCCTGGATGCACCTGGAGGAACAGGGAAAACATTTGTCATTTCATTGATTTTGGCCACTATTCGATCAAGATGTGACATAGCTTTGGCGTTAGCATCATCTGGAATTGCGGCGACTCTTCTAGATGGCGGTCGTACTGCACATTCTGCGCTTAAGTTGCCACtcaatttaaacacaattgaTACTCCAACGTGCAATATTTCCCGATCCAGTGCAATGGGAAAATTGTTAATGCAATGCAAGCTCATTGTTTGGGATGAGTGCACAATGGCACATAAGAAATCACTTGAAGCACTTAACTTCACACTGAAGGATCTTCGGAGAAATAACAACATCTTTGGCGGCTTGATGATATTGTTGGCAGGCGATTTCAGGCAGACGTTGCCAGTAGTTCCCCGTGGAACGCCTGCAGATGAATTGAATGCTTGCCTAAAGGCATCACCTTTATGGAATAACGTAAAAACATTATCGCTAACCGCTAATATGAgagttcaacttcaaaatgatCAAAGTGCTGCACAATTTTCCAAACAATTGTTAGATCTTGGAAATGGAAAAGTCCCAGTTGATGCGACATCTGGATTAATTACTCTTACCAACGACTTTTGCCGATTTGTAGACACTCAATTAGttcttattgaaaatgttttcccAAACATTAGTGagaattataagaattatgcTTGGTTAAGTCAACGAGCAATTCTTGCAGCAAAGAATAATGATGTCCACGCACTGAATTTCACCATTCAATCAAAAATTGCTGGCGATTTGGTGACATACAAATCCGTTGATTCAATAACAAATCCCGATGATGTAGTAAATTATCCAACGGAGTTTTTGAACTCTCTGGAGATACCAGGATTTCCACCACATAACTTGCAACTGAAAGTTGGTACAGTTATTTTGATACTGCGTAATTTGAATCCACCGCGACTTTGCAACGGTACTCGACTTTCGGTAAAGAGACTTATGCCGAATTTAATTGAGGCAACCATTATTAACGGAAAGTACGCAggtgaaaatgtatgtattcctCGAATACCAATGATTCCGACTGATCTTCCGTTTGACTTCAAACGATTGCAATTCCCAGTTCGCCTTGCGTTCGCAATGACAATTAATA